acTACACCTAGAGGAAAAGTTGGCACCTAGCCTTCAGTGTCTCTCAACTGTCAAGGCAACCCCGACCCACAATTTTtcaccttctctctaccccaaccATCTTTAATCCCGACTGCTGACCACTCGGATCCTAATTTTTGCCCCCTGCACTCTTCCATTTTAGCCCCTCCCCATTTCCGATATATCAGGattggtggggagaaagggaagaagaagagagggagggagaatggagaaggaggagggggaaggaggaggaaaagaaggggggaggagaagagacggaagggaaggaagagggaaagggggacaagggaggaaagagggaaaaggggacaagggagggaagagggaaagggaaggacagGAGAAGGGGGCGTCGACGTGGAGGAGGGCAGAGTATTAAACTGCTCTGTACtggcaggtggagggagaagagaagcggaGGAGCCGCGGGATCAACACAGAAAGATTCCGATTCCTCATCCACACGCCCACCCAGATCAACTCCAGTCCCGGACTCCTGGGTTCTCAGCCTGGTCCCTCCCCACGAGGCTCTGCAAAAATCTTGAGGCGGGAGCATTTTGGGGGGCAGAAGACTGCTGAACAGAGGAAAGTCCGCGGAAGGGGTCCGAAGAGGAGTGGAGGTgccatctctctccatccctcgtTGGACCCCCAGAAGGACACTGGGACTCGCCCACGACAGACCCTCGCGGGGAAAACTGCCTCGCTGCAGCAGGCCCCAGAGAAAACGAATTTGCCCCCGAAGATCTATTTCTCTTCCGGACCCCATTCAGcctcgccccctccgccccccattcTCGCTCCCGTCCCCCCCGGTCAcagactccttcctctctccttctctcttctcctcccctccccgcgagAGAAACAAAAGATCCCTAAATCCCAGcttcccccccacaacccccccccccccacacacacatacgcttcctccctctggccgagTCCCCCGGGGGTGTGGCGGGACACCATGCACCCGGCGGGGGAGCTAGTCCCGGGGGGGCCGTCTCCATCGGACCTCAACTCCTCCTTACCGCTGCTGAACGAGTCCTCCTGCTCCGGTTGCTTTAACGGCTCGGCGGGACCTCAGAGCCCCCCATGGCTGGTGGACGCGTGGCTGGTGCCGCTCTTCTTCGCCGTGCTCATGGTGGTAGGGCTGGCCGGCAACTCTCTGGTCATCTACGTGATCTCCAAGCAGAAGCAGATGAGGACGGTCACCAACTTCTACATCGGTGAGACAGATCTTGGCTGTGGCCAtgccgcccacctcccccagaCAGGGACCCCATCACCCAAGCTTCAGTTTTCCCCTCTGTACAGTaagggtgggggagcggggggggggggggggatcagggTTTCCGAGGGGGGTGTGACTCAAACCCTTTCCCTGTCCCGACACCCCTCTTTTCAGTCCACTCAGTCgaaagaggtgggggggagacaagTGGGGAGGGACTTGTGCTGactggacagagagaggggaaagagggggacaaTTTTTCTGTTAAAAGTTCAGTTGCCTGTTTGGAATGGGTCAAAAGCTGGGGGAAATAGGAGAGGGCCGAGTACCTTAACATAGGCTGGTCCCCACCACCCCTcgctgcctggaggcagagggttggACAAGATTTCCTTCCAAGGCCACATCCACTTCGAAGATTCAGGCCTTAAAGGAGGCCTGGGCGAGGGGTCCATAGGCAGGAAGGGCAACAAGAAGGTGGGCCTTAAAACAAGCTTCTTGGCCCACCTGCAGCAAATCTGGCCACTACTGACATCATCTTCTTGGTGTGCTGCGTCCCCTTCACCGCcatgctctaccccctgcccAGCTGGATCTTCGGGGAATTCATGTGCAAGTTTGTCAATTACATCCAGCAGGTGAGGGGCCATATGGGAACCCGAGGGGAGGATTGGAGATGGGAGTAGGCATCAGCTGTGTAAGGGGGCAATGGGAGCAAGTTGTTGCCTATGAGTTTCCAGCTGGAGGGCAAAGTGGGGGTTATGACACTGCTGTTGATGCCTCTGCAGATATCTGGGCTGGGCACTTGGTCTCATATTCCCCCCccctttgcccccccaccccccgaggctCCCACCAGACCTCCTAGCTTCTGAGTGGGGCCGGAAAGACCCCAGATCGTGGCTCTCTGACCTGTAAGACTTTGCAATCTGCctacctctctctctggcctccatCCCGATTCCTCCCTCTCTAAAAACCTCAccccctttccacctccccccatccctcacctcatAAAGTTGGTACCTATGGGGGAAAGGCATAGTCTGTGTCAGTCCCAGGGGCTGAAAGGAAGGGCGTGCTGTGGAGGGCACCACCGAGCCAGGCTTTGCCTCATCTAGGTGTCTGTGCAGGCCACCTGCGCCACCTTGACTGCCATGAGCGTGGACCGCTGGTATGTGACCGTGTTCCCTTTGCGTTCCCTGCGCCAGCGCACCCCACGGGTGGCTGTTGCCGTTAGCCTGGGCATCTGGATCGGTGAGTCGGGGgtttgcaggaggaggagggagaggtggggtatATTGCTATGAACTGGGTAATATCTGAATGAAATGCAAATGCCAGTCAGCACCACAGGAAGCTGAGAAGTTTGAATTTATTGGTAGGTTTAAGAGGGGTTAGTATAGATTCATGGACAAGGGAAAGTTCCTCTGTTGAAAACAGAGTCttatggctgaaaagaccatGTGTGTGACATAGAAATGACATTGTGATctgatgagggacagagaggcagaaatATAGAGAGGGTGAGAAAGGTTAGGGTTGAAGAGGAATAGTTAGGGTGTTAGGCCTGAGCACCCATCATCCCATTCCTCCAAGCACTGTGGTGATGCTGCCGGAGACAGAGCAGTGGGCTGGGTAGAGCGTGGATTAAACCCAGTCCTGGACTTGGTGGACCATGGGGATGAGCATTTAGCTATGGCGATTAAAGGGTTAATgcaccttccatctcccccaatcaCTGGGCAGGTTCCTTCATTGTGTCCTCACCGGTGCCCGTCTACAACCAACTCACTGAGGGCTACTGGTTTGGGCCACAGACCTACTGCATCGAGTCCTTTCCGTCGCCATTATACGAGAAAGCTTTCATCCTCTACAACTTCCTCATCGTCTACCTGCTGCCCCTGCTCACCATCTGTATCTGCTATGCAGCAATGCTCTACCAGATGGGTAGGCCCACTGTGGACCCGGGTGATAACAACTACCAGGTACCAGTGcccacctctctgcctctcctcccttgcccccttcacatctttccttcctcctggcTCCCTCTGCCCCATTGTTCTTGGGATCATTTGTTTAATGTTTTTCTAAAATGCTTGCCTGTCAATGATTTCTTttaatcctcacaacatccttgagagggaaagagaggcaaggATTAGATTCCCAGTGGTATggtgagcacaggactgggactcaAGAGACCTGGTGTTTTAATCTCATGTctacccctggtctgctgtgtgaccttggccaagttacatAACATCTCTGAACaccagtttcatcatctataaaatggagagaggataccagctctccccaccactcttagactgtgaaccccttgtgggacagcaactgtgccaCAGTCTGtctcttttttaaatgatatttaagtgcttactatgtgctaggcactgtactaagcaccagggtagatacaagataatcaggttggatgcagtccatgtcccacatgtggtttacaagattatcttgtatctccccaggatAGGCACCCAAGTACCttcctcattactattattattatcagtagaagCCTAGggcccacagaggttaagtgacttgtccatgatcaTCCAGGAAACCAGTGGGCAAGCCAGTACTAAAATTTGGGCCTCCTAATTCCCAGACCCCCTTTGCCACCTACAACTGTAGGTCTTGCCCACTCTTCTACACCTGCTTCTTTTTCTCTCAAAGGAGCTGCTGGGGGACTCAGCGGACTCTCCAACTTCTTTGGGGGTTTGTGTGATTGGTGTTTCTCTCTATatgccattttctctcctctctctcccctcagcagAGCAAGCAGTagttgggggtgagggtgaggagtgaaagggagctggaggagcaTTTCTGAGAATGCGGACTCTCAcccacctctttcctcttccagcagaaggatcaatcaatcgtatttatagaagggagcagagggttcGGAGGTGGCAAAGATGGGGAGTGGAGGGCAGTGGggccctctcctcccagccccctcacAGCAGCACGGGGGCTGCATCCCCAGTGGTCTGTTAGCAGGGGTGAATACCAAACATGCCGCACCCTCGGGCCAGCTGGGAGGCTCCATATTTGTAACAACATCATTCATATAAATTTTCCCTTTAGGGGAGTTGCTATTAGTGTTATTAGCTGAATTGATGTCAGCATCCTTGACATCCGTATTAGGATTATTAGTCTATTTAGAGTTAATCTTGGCAGCATGTTTGATTAGCCCAGTAGACCATTAAAGTCTAATCAGCAATTCATAGGTAGGGTTTAATAGTATCTCTTGCCCAGGATATGAGGCCCTTGTTTATTAGAGGCCACGGGGAGGCCACATAATTGGAATTATTCCCAACATTATGGCCCACCTCAAATCCTACAGTTCTGCAGTGGATCACAGTGGTAGAACAGGCTGTGGAATAAAGGGAGACACAGCCAGCATCCTGGCAAAAGTTATGGCCAGAGATATGGTCCTGCCTGCTTTTGGGAGAGAAGGGGCATGTGTGTGGCAGCAGGTGTATACTCTTAACTCATGCACCCTGaagagtcacacacacacacacacacacacatcatgtgTGTATACGATAATGTAGAGTGTTTGTGCCTGAGTGTTTTCCCTGTTCCACTGACTCATTAAGAGGCgatcagttccttgagggcagggactgtctcttttccTCACTCAATACACAGAAAGagggagtttgtgtgtgtgtgtatgtgtcctgCTTCCCATCAGACTATCGGCATTGTGactgcagggactgtcttcttttccctctgtccctcttctgGCATGCAGTAcaggatgtatgtgtgtgtaataataataataattgcattaattgtggtattcaagccctctcttatgtgccaaacactgtactaaacattgaggtagatataattaagttgagcacagtccctttcccacctggggtttggtatatgtgtgtgtgcgtgtgtgtacatGTACGTACACATGTATATGAATGTGAGTCCCATCTCCCACATCTGACAATCCCTTGAGTGTGTCTTCgctttcctctgtccctcccccaacAGCCCAgcactgtgtgtttgtgtgtcccatctcccccatcagaATGTCGTCCCCTCAAGGACAAGGAGGATGTCTTTCCTCCCTCTGGCACCCCACCCCGCCATCCAGCCCCAAACTTCTGCCCTGCAGCGGGCCCTCGGCCCAAACCGTGGCCCGTCTGAccctctttccctcaccctcCCCAATGGGGCAGGTGCAGCTGCTGGCGGAGCGCTCGGAGGCCATGCGAGCCAAGATCTCCCGCATGGTGGCTGTTGTCGTGGCCCTGTTTACACTGTGCTGGGGCCCCATCCAGCTCTACATCCTGTTCCAGGCCTTTAGCCCCAGCTTCCAGCGGAACTACTACACCTATAAGGTGAAGATCTGGGCCCACTGCATGTCCTACACCAATTCCTCCATCAACCCCATCGTCTATGCCTTCATGGGAGCCAATTTCCGCAAGGCCTTCAAAAAGGTCTTCCCCTTCATCTTCAAGCAGCGTGTGGGCAGCACTGGCCCCCCCAATGCCCGCCTCAACACCGAGATGCATTTTGTGTCGTCGGGGCTCCCGAGGGGCTCTTTGCGGAGAACCGCCCCTCTCGTGGCTGCCCAGCCCCCACAAAGCGCTGAGTAAAATCCAGCTTGGGAGGAGACAGATGAAGAGTCTGGcagtggttttgaaggtggagtgaagcTGGATGTGGGTAACGGTTTAAGGGGGTGGGGTTGGCCTATCAGCTGGCCCCCTGGAAGGGGAGTGAGGTGTCTCTCTGCCGTCCAGGGCCTCTCtggcctcactgtgggcagggaatgtgtcttatattgtgtactctcccaagcgctcccaagtgctctgcacacagtaagtactcaataaatatgattgactcatttCACCTTGGTCCCTCCATGGGGAGGGTGCAGGCTGGCTGCAGCCCGAGTTCCTCTGGGCTCCTGTGGTGGTATCTCTGGATTCGGGGGAGATCCCTTCTTTTGAAGAGGTTGGGGGGAATCCCCCCAGAAGTGGTGGCTTCCCTAGGCAGAGTTCCATTAGGGCCCTTGAGAGGGTCCCTGGACCTGGGTCAGGCTGGACTGAGTGAGAGTAGAAAAAGACTGCTTGTTACTCCTGGGGGCCAGGATTCCAGGGTTTCTTGCACCCTGTTGCACCGATTCCCCCAGAGACCTCAGAGGGATTCTagctccctccatcccacccttAGCCTTCCCATGGAAAAGAGCAGCTGTTTCCCTAAAAAAGTTGATCAGTGGATTTCCACCAGAGCCTCGGTAAACCCAACAGCTTAGCACCCCCTGCTGGTTCCTCTGTTTCCGTTTCTAGTTCTCCAGTCTATCGGAGTCctacccctacccccaaccccaaggAAGGCAGATGGAGATTTTGGAAAAAATATCTTTTTTACAATTGAAAAAGTTCAATTATCCAGCAGAGCCTGGAGTTGTTGAGAGGCTTTGGATAAGTGAGGGTCAGAGAAGACAAtcatttcagtggtatttatcgagcacggactgggcagagcactgtaccaaatgctcagaagagtaataataatggtatttcttgagcacttactatgtgccagacactgtactaaacgctggggttggtacaagctaatcaggttggacacaggctatgcctcacgtggggctcacagtctcaatccccattttaaagatgaggtaactgaggcacagagaagttaagtgacttgcccaaggtcacacagcagacaagtggagtacaatacaacagggctgGGAGACATGATTCCAATGGCTCTAAGCCTGAGTGCTCCGCCCCTTTccccctgttcccccccccccccccgcaaaactcAGATTTTTCCACTGACACTTTCATCCATTATATTTCCACCCAGGATTTAAGAGGATAACTCCTCTACCTCTTCTGTGGGAGGCAGTTAGTGATctgtagtgggtgggaggcaggataTCAGTGCTCGGGATCCAGCCTTACTTCAGGATTTGAGCGAGATCTAAACTCAGGACCAAAGGAGGGGTATGGGCACTCAGGCTTCAGGAGGTGAAAGCTGGTTCTGTCCACCACCCTTCTTTCCAGAGggctgaatacacacacacacaccttctctctctctttttctcaatcCAGGTGGGGGCAGTTGGGGAAAGTCAAGGAATTAGCTGCTTCCCCGGCAAAGGGGATCCCAGAATAGGGTACCCAATGGTGGGAACTCTGAATGGTGGGAACTGCTATTTGAACTCTTTTTTCCTACTGAAAGCCAGAAATGGCTATGTGGGGCTAATGCGGGATATTATTTTCCTCCCTGAGGTGAGAGAGATCAGAGCAAGGATCCAGTCCAGGCCAGAGATCTGGACAAGGAGGTTCAGACTGTTATAGCAATAACTTGCGTAGTCCCAGTCCCCTTACTCCATTCTGGAGGTTGGGAAGTCTCTATTCCAGGGGTTAGGGGTGCCCTCggtttagactgtaagtcagGTAAGCAGTTGCTTCAGGGGGCATGCAAGCAGATGGCTAAGTGCCTCCTGATCTTCCCAAGATGGTGGTTGCTCTGGATAGTCCCAAAATGGTGGTTGAATCAAACCTTTCCAAAATGGCATAAGCACATATGCCTTGtcatgggggcagggggcagcacAGGAGCTGAAATGCAGAGTTCCTGCTGAACACACCCTCACCCCTTCTTGGGAAAGTTTTAAACTCCagtcatcctcccttcccctccctcaccccagcaTCCCACCTGCTCTCCCCAGAAATAAAACCCCCAAAATTGTTTATGAAAGCACTTTTTTGTTAACCCAGAGGCCAGGGAGTTGCAGGTTCTCCTATTTCCCTCCTTCCAGACCCACTCCTGTCCCCGCTCCCTCGGCCCAAGAGGTCACTGGCAGCCGGACTATGGGGCTGGGCTGCAGGTGGACAGTGGTAGCGTAGAGCCAGCCAAGCCATCTCAGTGAGGCCAGGAGTCAAAGGGTGCGTGGGCCCACTTTGCACGGGTGAACACCTCCAGATAGTCCTGGGAGGGAGTGTACAGCTGGTGCctgggctgaggggaagagaagcctgGAGAACCTGGTGGCACCGGGGGGAAGAGTGGGCGGCTTGGGCCACTCTCAACACCCGCTCGGACAGGCCAcagcccactctctgctcttctcctgtCCCTGAAGCCGAGCAGCGTTTCCGAGAGACCCACGGCTTTCCTAGGAGTGAGGATTGGAGCAAGTTCCCTTGCTGCCTGCGGGGTGCTTACTGGGAGCAAGGTGGCTGGTGTGTCCCTCCcccaaaggaagggagggaacttTGCCTGCAGTCATGGAGCTTGGCAACTGGTTGGCAGTTCTGGGAGAGCTGGCTCACCTAGGGTTGTGGGGTCCTGAGCCATCACCCCTGAGGAGTGCCCAGCCCTACTCTCCACCCTATCCCAGGACGTGCACCTATCCCATCCTTCTGGGATCCGGCAGGGGACCAGCTGTTGCTCAGAACTGGAGCAAGTAGCCAGACTGGATGTTCTGGGGCTGCAGAAGACCAGGCTCTGCAGAGGTGTGGTCCATGCCAGCAACGAGTGAAAAGGGGCCCTGCTGGGCAGACTTCTAATGATATCGCATGTGGCACGGTCTGTGTAGCATAACAGGATGGTGTCATTAGCCCCACGGGGAAGGCTCTCAAACTGCCTGGATGGGACGGGTGGGGGTAGGGGCATGGTAAACTGGGTCCTGGACCACAGAGCCCACCCGCTCAGACCACGAAGTTCGGGCCTGGCCCACCACAGCATCTGGCATTCCGGGGCGTTTGGTTGTTTCAACACAAGGTGGCATCCACGAGCCACACACGGGCCAACGGAGTTTGCTccgtatctgtgtgtgtgtttgtaataGCATAATACTTTACCGAGATAAGATAAAAAGGGTGTGATGTTTGGaaaagtctcagttccctccctgagagcgggtgggaggcagggacccTGGCAGAAGGTTGTCTCCAGAGGGGTGGTGAACCTGGGAGGTGGCAAAAGGTTTCAACACCCGCTCGGACAGGCCAtagcccactctctgctcttttcCAGCACTCCCACCCAAGGTGTGTTCAGTAAAGGTGTGTGTTAAGGGGAGGAGGGCATGCAGAAAGCAGAAAGctgcaccctttcctccccatctctctgtcttccAAGCTGCCCTCAGGCTGGGCTACTTACCAGTCTCATACCTTGGCCAGATTGACCAGATGAAAAGGGTGAGGGATTTAAAGAGTTTTGGGTGAGCATTTCTCAGAAGTGAATCCTAGAGAtttaaagaaaagggaaggagacatGGTCTGGGGGCTGGGAAGAAGGTGGTTAATGCAGGGGTGAGTAAGGTGAAGCACGAGAGACAGGAGCAATCTGGCAGCAGCTAAGAGAGGGGTAGAGGAGATGGGCAGGTTTGAACTCGGGTCTGAGGACATGGGGGAGCCAATGTAGTCTCAGGTTGAAGATGATTATCCTAAGCCTACTGTgaaggggtgggtggaggaaggaggaaaaggaggcagggggtgaggaggataCAGAGACCCTGGTTTTTATCTCTTTAGCCCATTGATGGGCTGTTCAGTTGTCATGGTTTCATCTTCCcctggtgggggaaagggaggaacctCACTCACCCAGCTACCCCATCCACCTACCCAGGGCATCAACCTTCAGAACTGTGTAGGTCAAAAGTCACTCCAGGCTGCCCTATAGTTTCATCCTTGGAATGAAGACAAACCAGTTGGGTCAGGGGTGACGCTCTGGGTGActtaggcggggagggggccccaaTTTTGGGCAAATCTGAATGTGGGGTGAGGTTCCTCTCAATGCTCAAATAGGgaggacaccctccccccccaaacacaGACCTTCAGGACCACCACGTCCACAACACTCCAGTCTCCCTCCACCCTTGTGCCACCATTGATTGGACCCATATGGATACTTCACCAGGTGACACCAGCAGTAAGGGGGTCAGAGAGCCACCCAGATGCCCTAAGGGAGTTTGCAACTCTTTCTTGCTCTTCCCCATACCCCAGGCTTAGCTTGTCTCCCACAtcagggagctgagggagggggaggaaggaagaagggggagggagagagggcttcCCCATTCACACGCTCATTTaaatcctaggttctaatcccagctctgccacttgtctgctgtgtgaccttgggcaagtcacttaacttctctctgcctcagttacctcatctgtaaaataggccttaagactgtgagccccatgtgggatatggactgtgaccaatctaattagcttgcatctacccagtgcttagcacagtacctgacacatagtaaatccttaaccatTATCAAAAAAACCCTAACAACTCCCACATCATGATTGGGAGGCAGATCTCAAGGAACAGAAAAGGTGAGGGACTACTCTGAAGCCACACAcgagatccaggactagaaccctaaCTCAcctccatggtctttccacctgGCTTTACCTGGAGCAGGGAAGGAACCACTGGTTATAGTGGAGAGACAGGTGGTTATGGGGGAGGGGCACCTGGAGTATCACTTACGGAGGCCAATCAATGAGGTAGGCTGAAGTGGAGTCGGGGGTCACTATCCTGCTCAGCAAAATGTGGAgaatgggagagctgggaggagatTCCTGAGGGCGGAGAGAGGTTAGGAAACTACTCAGTTTGGGTCAGAGGCCTGGAGGGGGCAGAAGAAGGGCAAAAAAGGGAGGGGTGTCTGTAAGGGGTACCAGTATCCAATCCTGATTGGCACCAGATTAACAAGCCTTTTCGCAAGCAAGGGAGCCCTACCCTAGCCTCCAGGGGCAGACAAATTGGGCTAGCATAGATGCTAGCGGCTCAGGGCACAGTTCattgcctccctccctttcctctcctgccccaacccctACAGGGAAATCAGTCACCCCAACATAGGGGCAGAAAACTTTAATCAAAGCCATAGCTATTCTCAGAGGAGAACAGCAATTTCCTCAAGgatcctctaggctgaaagctccttgtgggcagggaatgtgtctaccaactcttgcactcttccaagcacttaatacagtgctctgcacacaataaaaatgCAATAAGAGCAGATAATATCCCACCCAAAAACCTCATCCCTTCAACAGCTCATTTTGACTGAatgctaggctgtaaattccttgaaagcagagattgTGTGTAACTATCATAGGCTTCTgagggtttagtatagtggctCTGTACCAGGAGGTGCTCATTAATGCTACTGACTGCTtcaatctcctcctcttcttccaaagggctcttccaagtgctgtccCCCAGGAGTAAAAGGAACATATTTGGGTATCACCCATATTCTCCATCCATCCTCTGAGCAGAGGGCTAACCATCCTGGAAGCACAGGAACAATTGAGGATTATTTGCTGATTCCAAGTATCCTTGTTCCACCTCACTCACCCGGATCCTTGAGAATTCATTGCTAAGGATGGGAAATGGCTGCAGGCTGATGGCTGGATTGAAGTCTTCTCCCCCTTTGTGGGGGCaaagggaataacaataataggtatttgttaagcatcctatatgccaagccctgtattaaacactggggaggagacaagcaaatcagtttggacacagtttctgtcccccatagggttcacagtcttaatccccattttacagataagatatcaggcacacagaagggaagaaaTCAAGAGTGGGGAATAATCTACAAACTGAATCTGCCACCTCTGGATAATTAAAGCATGGGCTAGAGCTGGTTGGGGGTGAGTGGGTGTGTTAAAAGAGCTAAATTCAGTGAGGTGGAAccgatcagttgatcaatcaatcgtatttattgagtacttactgagtgtggagcactgtaataagtgcttgagagagtacaatataacagtggtggtagacacgttccctgcccatgagcttacagtctagaggtccttcTATTAGGTCTAGTGCACCATTTtctcccaaggaaaaaaaaaacaaactgcagTCACTGGTACTGGCTCCCCTTGCTTCCACAAGGCTCCAGGGCTGGTGACCAGGCctttcagctcctcctcccacACACCTGCATGTGGC
This genomic stretch from Ornithorhynchus anatinus isolate Pmale09 chromosome X1, mOrnAna1.pri.v4, whole genome shotgun sequence harbors:
- the KISS1R gene encoding kiSS-1 receptor, coding for MHPAGELVPGGPSPSDLNSSLPLLNESSCSGCFNGSAGPQSPPWLVDAWLVPLFFAVLMVVGLAGNSLVIYVISKQKQMRTVTNFYIANLATTDIIFLVCCVPFTAMLYPLPSWIFGEFMCKFVNYIQQVSVQATCATLTAMSVDRWYVTVFPLRSLRQRTPRVAVAVSLGIWIGSFIVSSPVPVYNQLTEGYWFGPQTYCIESFPSPLYEKAFILYNFLIVYLLPLLTICICYAAMLYQMGRPTVDPGDNNYQVQLLAERSEAMRAKISRMVAVVVALFTLCWGPIQLYILFQAFSPSFQRNYYTYKVKIWAHCMSYTNSSINPIVYAFMGANFRKAFKKVFPFIFKQRVGSTGPPNARLNTEMHFVSSGLPRGSLRRTAPLVAAQPPQSAE